The following are encoded together in the Zingiber officinale cultivar Zhangliang chromosome 8A, Zo_v1.1, whole genome shotgun sequence genome:
- the LOC122010433 gene encoding probable beta-1,4-xylosyltransferase IRX14 isoform X3 yields the protein MKLSLLHNQANRRRHQEYSGGVASPPESVLRSPSPVFWILLHGLCCVISLVLGFRVSRLAFFLLLYSPSSTTTTTTASVFNSVSATAMTTTTTTTTTTTTTTEMVALSLASPPPPPPPPTHATRSRVGVGRHGIRVRQWAHPDSEETMRAHWIIERVQREQRAQYGGGEAGSTRRPIIVVTPTYVRTCQMLHLTGLLHSLLLVPFPLTWVVVEAAAPATARPSNDTAEFLARSGLPFLRIPFPDPMPEDSRFRRLAESRMRLLALRVVRDRRMDGIVVFADDSNVHSPELFDEAQKVKWMGAVSMGILIHTGQSPADEAYNNNASPVPIQGPACNSSGHLVGWHTYNPLPNTGAAFIGAGKTVSPAKMEWAGFVLNSRLLWQDVSGGKPAWVRDLDDVGKDGEDVDSPLALLDDASFVEPLGNCGKKVLLWWLRAEARHDSNFPTGSSIGFSEA from the exons aTGAAGTTATCTTTGCTTCATAACCAGGCCAACCGACGCCGGCATCAGGAATATTCCGGCGGAGTAGCTTCCCCGCCCGAAAGCGTCCTTCGCTCCCCCTCCCCTGTCTTCTGGATCCTGCTCCACGGCCTCTGCTGCGTCATCAGCCTCGTCCTCGGCTTCCGAGTCTCTCGCCTCGCCTTCTTCCTACTCTTATACTCGCCttcctccaccaccaccaccactaccGCTTCTGTTTTCAACTCCGTCTCGGCCACCGCCATGACGACGACAACCACCACCACGACGACCACCACCACAACCACCGAGATGGTTGCCCTCTCGCTCGCTTCTCCcccgccaccgccgccgccgccgacgcACGCGACTAGGAGCCGTGTGGGGGTGGGGCGCCACGGGATCCGCGTCCGGCAGTGGGCGCATCCGGACTCGGAGGAGACGATGCGGGCGCACTGGATCATCGAGCGCGTTCAGCGGGAGCAGCGGGCGCAGTACGGAGGCGGCGAAGCCGGCAGTACCCGGCGGCCGATCATCGTCGTCACGCCCACCTACGTCCGCACCTGCCAAATGCTCCACCTCACCGGCCTCCTCCACTCCCTCCTCCTCGTCCCCTTCCCCCTCACCTGGGTCGTCGTCGAGGCTGCTGCCCCCGCCACCGCCCGCCCCTCCAACGACACCGCCGAGTTCCTCGCCCGCTCCGGCCTCCCCTTCCTCCGCATCCCCTTTCCGGATCCCATGCCCGAAGACTCGCGCTTCCGGCGCCTCGCCGAGTCCCGCATGCGCCTGCTCGCCCTCAG AGTGGTGCGTGACCGGAGAATGGACGGCATCGTGGTGTTCGCCGACGACAGTAACGTGCACAGCCCGGAGCTTTTCGACGAGGCACAGAAGGTGAAGTGGATGGGCGCCGTCTCCATGGGAATCCTCATCCACACCGGCCAATCGCCGGCCGACGAGGCCTACAATAACAACGCCTCCCCTGTTCCAATCCAAGGCCCGGCTTGCAACTCCTCCGGCCACTTGGTCGGATGGCACACCTACAACCCCCTTCCCAACACCGGCGCCGCCTTCATCGGCGCCGGAAAGACCGTCTCCCCGGCGAAGATGGAGTGGGCCGGGTTCGTCCTGAACTCGAGGCTGCTATGGCAGGACGTGTCCGGCGGGAAACCCGCTTGGGTGCGGGATCTCGACGACGTGGGCAAGGACGGTGAAGACGTCGACAGCCCGCTGGCCCTTCTCGACGACGCCTCCTTCGTCGAGCCGCTCGGCAATTGCGGCAAGAAGGTGCTGCTCTGGTGGCTCCGCGCCGAGGCCCGCCATGACAGCAACTTCCCAACAGG ATCTTCGATCGGGTTTTCGGAAGCTTAG
- the LOC122010433 gene encoding probable beta-1,4-xylosyltransferase IRX14 isoform X2 has product MKLSLLHNQANRRRHQEYSGGVASPPESVLRSPSPVFWILLHGLCCVISLVLGFRVSRLAFFLLLYSPSSTTTTTTASVFNSVSATAMTTTTTTTTTTTTTTEMVALSLASPPPPPPPPTHATRSRVGVGRHGIRVRQWAHPDSEETMRAHWIIERVQREQRAQYGGGEAGSTRRPIIVVTPTYVRTCQMLHLTGLLHSLLLVPFPLTWVVVEAAAPATARPSNDTAEFLARSGLPFLRIPFPDPMPEDSRFRRLAESRMRLLALRVVRDRRMDGIVVFADDSNVHSPELFDEAQKVKWMGAVSMGILIHTGQSPADEAYNNNASPVPIQGPACNSSGHLVGWHTYNPLPNTGAAFIGAGKTVSPAKMEWAGFVLNSRLLWQDVSGGKPAWVRDLDDVGKDGEDVDSPLALLDDASFVEPLGNCGKKVLLWWLRAEARHDSNFPTGEDIVKISSDKDSPRDVTI; this is encoded by the exons aTGAAGTTATCTTTGCTTCATAACCAGGCCAACCGACGCCGGCATCAGGAATATTCCGGCGGAGTAGCTTCCCCGCCCGAAAGCGTCCTTCGCTCCCCCTCCCCTGTCTTCTGGATCCTGCTCCACGGCCTCTGCTGCGTCATCAGCCTCGTCCTCGGCTTCCGAGTCTCTCGCCTCGCCTTCTTCCTACTCTTATACTCGCCttcctccaccaccaccaccactaccGCTTCTGTTTTCAACTCCGTCTCGGCCACCGCCATGACGACGACAACCACCACCACGACGACCACCACCACAACCACCGAGATGGTTGCCCTCTCGCTCGCTTCTCCcccgccaccgccgccgccgccgacgcACGCGACTAGGAGCCGTGTGGGGGTGGGGCGCCACGGGATCCGCGTCCGGCAGTGGGCGCATCCGGACTCGGAGGAGACGATGCGGGCGCACTGGATCATCGAGCGCGTTCAGCGGGAGCAGCGGGCGCAGTACGGAGGCGGCGAAGCCGGCAGTACCCGGCGGCCGATCATCGTCGTCACGCCCACCTACGTCCGCACCTGCCAAATGCTCCACCTCACCGGCCTCCTCCACTCCCTCCTCCTCGTCCCCTTCCCCCTCACCTGGGTCGTCGTCGAGGCTGCTGCCCCCGCCACCGCCCGCCCCTCCAACGACACCGCCGAGTTCCTCGCCCGCTCCGGCCTCCCCTTCCTCCGCATCCCCTTTCCGGATCCCATGCCCGAAGACTCGCGCTTCCGGCGCCTCGCCGAGTCCCGCATGCGCCTGCTCGCCCTCAG AGTGGTGCGTGACCGGAGAATGGACGGCATCGTGGTGTTCGCCGACGACAGTAACGTGCACAGCCCGGAGCTTTTCGACGAGGCACAGAAGGTGAAGTGGATGGGCGCCGTCTCCATGGGAATCCTCATCCACACCGGCCAATCGCCGGCCGACGAGGCCTACAATAACAACGCCTCCCCTGTTCCAATCCAAGGCCCGGCTTGCAACTCCTCCGGCCACTTGGTCGGATGGCACACCTACAACCCCCTTCCCAACACCGGCGCCGCCTTCATCGGCGCCGGAAAGACCGTCTCCCCGGCGAAGATGGAGTGGGCCGGGTTCGTCCTGAACTCGAGGCTGCTATGGCAGGACGTGTCCGGCGGGAAACCCGCTTGGGTGCGGGATCTCGACGACGTGGGCAAGGACGGTGAAGACGTCGACAGCCCGCTGGCCCTTCTCGACGACGCCTCCTTCGTCGAGCCGCTCGGCAATTGCGGCAAGAAGGTGCTGCTCTGGTGGCTCCGCGCCGAGGCCCGCCATGACAGCAACTTCCCAACAGG GGAAGATATTGTCAAAATTTCCTCTGACAAAGACTCCCCGAGggacgtgacaatttag
- the LOC122010433 gene encoding probable beta-1,4-xylosyltransferase IRX14 isoform X1 has product MKLSLLHNQANRRRHQEYSGGVASPPESVLRSPSPVFWILLHGLCCVISLVLGFRVSRLAFFLLLYSPSSTTTTTTASVFNSVSATAMTTTTTTTTTTTTTTEMVALSLASPPPPPPPPTHATRSRVGVGRHGIRVRQWAHPDSEETMRAHWIIERVQREQRAQYGGGEAGSTRRPIIVVTPTYVRTCQMLHLTGLLHSLLLVPFPLTWVVVEAAAPATARPSNDTAEFLARSGLPFLRIPFPDPMPEDSRFRRLAESRMRLLALRVVRDRRMDGIVVFADDSNVHSPELFDEAQKVKWMGAVSMGILIHTGQSPADEAYNNNASPVPIQGPACNSSGHLVGWHTYNPLPNTGAAFIGAGKTVSPAKMEWAGFVLNSRLLWQDVSGGKPAWVRDLDDVGKDGEDVDSPLALLDDASFVEPLGNCGKKVLLWWLRAEARHDSNFPTGWRLKPVQEKHTKWIDAPRSQDSRNNMPSWNRHVSRDHQ; this is encoded by the exons aTGAAGTTATCTTTGCTTCATAACCAGGCCAACCGACGCCGGCATCAGGAATATTCCGGCGGAGTAGCTTCCCCGCCCGAAAGCGTCCTTCGCTCCCCCTCCCCTGTCTTCTGGATCCTGCTCCACGGCCTCTGCTGCGTCATCAGCCTCGTCCTCGGCTTCCGAGTCTCTCGCCTCGCCTTCTTCCTACTCTTATACTCGCCttcctccaccaccaccaccactaccGCTTCTGTTTTCAACTCCGTCTCGGCCACCGCCATGACGACGACAACCACCACCACGACGACCACCACCACAACCACCGAGATGGTTGCCCTCTCGCTCGCTTCTCCcccgccaccgccgccgccgccgacgcACGCGACTAGGAGCCGTGTGGGGGTGGGGCGCCACGGGATCCGCGTCCGGCAGTGGGCGCATCCGGACTCGGAGGAGACGATGCGGGCGCACTGGATCATCGAGCGCGTTCAGCGGGAGCAGCGGGCGCAGTACGGAGGCGGCGAAGCCGGCAGTACCCGGCGGCCGATCATCGTCGTCACGCCCACCTACGTCCGCACCTGCCAAATGCTCCACCTCACCGGCCTCCTCCACTCCCTCCTCCTCGTCCCCTTCCCCCTCACCTGGGTCGTCGTCGAGGCTGCTGCCCCCGCCACCGCCCGCCCCTCCAACGACACCGCCGAGTTCCTCGCCCGCTCCGGCCTCCCCTTCCTCCGCATCCCCTTTCCGGATCCCATGCCCGAAGACTCGCGCTTCCGGCGCCTCGCCGAGTCCCGCATGCGCCTGCTCGCCCTCAG AGTGGTGCGTGACCGGAGAATGGACGGCATCGTGGTGTTCGCCGACGACAGTAACGTGCACAGCCCGGAGCTTTTCGACGAGGCACAGAAGGTGAAGTGGATGGGCGCCGTCTCCATGGGAATCCTCATCCACACCGGCCAATCGCCGGCCGACGAGGCCTACAATAACAACGCCTCCCCTGTTCCAATCCAAGGCCCGGCTTGCAACTCCTCCGGCCACTTGGTCGGATGGCACACCTACAACCCCCTTCCCAACACCGGCGCCGCCTTCATCGGCGCCGGAAAGACCGTCTCCCCGGCGAAGATGGAGTGGGCCGGGTTCGTCCTGAACTCGAGGCTGCTATGGCAGGACGTGTCCGGCGGGAAACCCGCTTGGGTGCGGGATCTCGACGACGTGGGCAAGGACGGTGAAGACGTCGACAGCCCGCTGGCCCTTCTCGACGACGCCTCCTTCGTCGAGCCGCTCGGCAATTGCGGCAAGAAGGTGCTGCTCTGGTGGCTCCGCGCCGAGGCCCGCCATGACAGCAACTTCCCAACAGG ATGGAGACTAAAGCCAGTTCAGGAAAAGCACACTAAGTGGATTGATGCACCAAGAAGCCAAGATTCAAGGAACAACATGCCGTCGTGGAATCGACATGTCTCACGGGATCATCAGTAG
- the LOC122010434 gene encoding filament-like plant protein 7 — MDNKAWLWKKKSSLKNIEKERVLDLERSLEELKKKLSSVCVESNSKDDLLAKQAKVSDEAIAGWQKAEAEALSLKQQLDDALLQKRTGEQRVKECLQLLHVAKEDQQFIVNNAALKISREQEKIRSLEQRLVDTNQKLTESVVQNGNMKRIIEAKEHMLEELSESKSNQEAKLDSSDKFIASLRYKLCMLQKEIEIRNEEREFNHRSATAAHRQHLENIKKIAKLETECQRLRIMVRKRLPGPTALAKMRIEVEALETRKKRSSSMNEDFHMKDMILDDCYDLSSKGVVSLVDQLRTTQDENKILKESLTKKNNELQGSQIMFAQTASKLSQVEKQFEELSKREACSELASGSSPVPYDLPLSSISEHDAGDDTVSCNESWASALISELEHFKSGKPTTSEYSLMDGSIEMEKPATVSGDNNSCVTTRSSRAGLDLSEATGREIVPIRELTSKSRIRWSQFENQPCWLHDILRVILEKHHISQKSFSAILEDVRVALCDLNYTSEGTYFDSKSSTRLSPSDFEESVRKLIELVEGIRNGLDVPSGDGEADSVEQNSPANVSLEEMLKTSNAKNETLMVQLQELEANVSDLQLQLAAAKESKGHIEDEIINQKLISEDLGTQLSVVKAELKEAHGKFLSLEVELEEKNNCCEELEATCLDLQLQIESALPKETPKLVLQQEEKRIEADCDIAAASAKLAACQETIINLGKQLKVLASPRDAPLFDKVISSPATVKSKRRLQLIDHMRAAEDQTEPESPNTKEIICTEVPKAATAYGSVSSMMDLSPEKSEKGVLTVAPKKQKGRGGFLRKLLLQRRKSKV; from the exons ATGGATAACAAGGCATGGCTTTGGAAGAAAAAGTCTTCTTTAAAGAACATTGAG AAAGAGAGGGTTTTAGATTTAGAGAGATCCCTTGAAGAGTTAAAGAAGAAACTATCATCAGTTTGTGTTGAGTCCAATTCTAAAGATGATCTTTTGGCAAAGCAAGCAAAAGTATCCGACGAGGCAATTGCAG GATGGCAAAAAGCTGAAGCTGAAGCCCTTTCTTTAAAGCAACAACTGGATGATGCTTTACTTCAGAAGAGAACTGGCGAACAAAGAGTAAAAGAGTGCTTGCAACTGCTACATGTTGCTAAAGAAGATCAACAGTTCATTGTCAACAATGCTGCCTTGAAGATATCGAGAGAACAGGAGAAGATTCGATCGTTAGAGCAGAGGTTAGTCGATACAAATCAGAAGCTCACTGAGTCAGTTGTCCAAAATGGCAACATGAAAAGAATTATAGAGGCCAAAGAACATATGCTCGAAGAATTAAGTGAGTCTAAATCGAATCAAGAGGCAAAACTTGATTCATCTGACAAGTTCATTGCGTCTCTAAGATACAAGCTGtgcatgcttcaaaaagagattgaGATTCGTAACGAAGAGAGGGAATTCAATCATCGATCGGCAACTGCTGCTCATAGGCAACACCTTGAGAACATTAAGAAGATTGCTAAGCTAGAAACAGAGTGCCAAAGATTGCGTATCATGGTCAGGAAGAGACTTCCGGGGCCAACAGCTTTAGCTAAAATGCGAATCGAGGTTGAAGCTTtagaaacaagaaagaaaaggtcaAGTTCCATGAATGAAGATTTCCATATGAAGGATATGATTTTAGACGACTGCTATGATTTATCTAGCAAGGGTGTTGTTTCTCTTGTTGATCAACTGCGCACCACCCAAGATGAAAACAAGATTCTCAAAGAATCACTGACCAAGAAAAACAATGAGCTTCAGGGATCACAAATCATGTTTGCACAAACTGCATCAAAGCTGTCACAGGTTGAGAAACAATTCGAAGAATTATCCAAAAGAGAAGCTTGCTCGGAGCTAGCAAGTGGAAGCAGCCCTGTTCCATATGATCTTCCACTTTCATCAATTTCAGAGCATGATGCCGGTGATGATACTGTCAGCTGCAACGAATCATGGGCGTCGGCTTTAATTTCTGAACTAGAACACTTCAAAAGTGGAAAACCAACCACTTCAGAGTATAGTTTGATGGATGGCTCTATCGAAATGGAGAAACCTGCAACAGTTTCTGGAGATAATAATTCATGTGTGACGACTAGAAGCAGTCGTGCAGGACTTGATTTATCAGAAGCAACAGGTAGGGAAATTGTTCCCATCAGGGAATTGACGAGCAAGAGTCGAATCAGGTGGTCACAATTTGAGAACCAACCCTGTTGGCTTCATGATATTCTGAGGGTCATCCTAGAAAAGCATCATATCTCGCAAAAAAGTTTCAGTGCCATTCTTGAAGATGTTAGAGTTGCTCTTTGTGACCTCAATTATACTAGTGAGGGAACTTATTTCGATAGCAAAAGTAGTACCCGACTATCTCCTTCAGACTTTGAAGAATCAGTTCGTAAACTTATTGAATTGGTTGAGGGAATCAGAAATGGTCTAGATGTGCCATCTGGGGATGGAGAAGCTGATTCTGTAGAGCAAAATTCTCCGGCCAACGTCTCTTTGGAGGAGATGCTGAAAACATCGAATGCTAAGAATGAAACATTGATGGTTCAACTTCAGGAGTTGGAAGCTAATGTCTCAGATTTACAGCTACAACTAGCAGCTGCAAAAGAGTCCAAGGGACATATTGAAGACGAGATCATAAACCAAAAACTGATCAGTGAAGACCTTGGAACACAGCTTTCAGTTGTGAAGGCCGAACTGAAGGAGGCACACGGAAAGTTCTTGTCCCTTGAAGTTGAACTCGAAGAGAAAAATAATTGCTGTGAGGAATTAGAGGCAACATGTCTTGACCTGCAGCTTCAGATTGAAAG TGCTTTGCCAAAGGAAACTCCGAAGCTTGTCTTGCAGCAAGAGGAAAAGCGAATCGAGGCT GATTGCGATATAGCTGCAGCTTCGGCAAAGCTTGCTGCTTGTCAGGAAACAATCATAAACTTGGGAAAGCAGTTGAAAGTATTGGCATCACCACGAGATGCACCTTTATTTGACAAGGTCATATCCAGTCCTGCCACTGTGAAATCGAAACGCCGGCTTCAGTTAATTGATCATATGAGAGCAGCAGAGGATCAGACAGAACCCGAATCTCCAAACACGAAGGAGATCATATGCACTGAAGTGCCAAAGGCAGCCACAGCTTATGGTTCAGTAAGCAGTATGATGGATTTGTCACCAGAGAAGTCAGAAAAAGGAGTGCTTACGGTTGCACCGAAGAAACAAAAAGGAAGGGGTGGGTTTCTGAGAAAGCTTCTACTGCAACGACGAAAGAGCAAGGTGTAA